The genomic stretch AAATCATGCCTATGTCGAAAAAATCTTAAAAGACCTATCTCTTTGGGACAAAAAGAACAACAAGGCCATGTCACTCTCTGGCGGAATGAAGAGAAGAGTGATGATTGCAAAAGCATTATCTCATGAACCAGAAATTCTATTCTTAGATGAACCCAGTGCGGGCGTGGATGTCGAACTTCGTCGGGACATGTGGGAAATGGTAAGAAAGCTTCGCCAAAGTGGAGTCACAATCATTTTAACTACACATTATATCGAAGAAGCTGAAGAAATGGCGGATCGTATTGGTGTTATCAGTAAGGGTGAAATTATCTTAGTGGAAGATAAGAAAGCTTTAATGAAAAAATTGGGTAAAAAACAGTTAATGCTAAATTTACAAAATCCACTGAGTCAATTGCCATCACAGTTACAAAGTCACAGTCTTGAGCTTTCCGAAGACAAATTGCAATTGATCTACACCTTTGATTCTCAAGCAGAAGAAACGGGAATCGCGCAACTTTTAAGAAAGCTTGCCGAAGCGGGAATTGATTTCAAAGATCTCAAAACAACAGAGAGTTCTCTCGAAGAAATTTTCGTTAAACTTGTCGGAGGTCGCAAATGAATTTCCACGCCGTAAAATCCATTTATTGGTTTGAGTTAGCGAGATTTTTTAGAACGCTTTTCCAGAGCATTGCTTCTCCGGTTTTATCGACCTCACTTTACTTTATTGTATTTGGTTCAGCAATTGGCTCTCGGATGACAGAAATTGATGGTATCAGTTATGGAGCATTCATTGTTCCTGGATTGATTATGCTTTCGGTTTTAACCGAAAGTATTTCCAATGCCTCCTTTGGAATTTATATGCCAAAATATGCAGGAACCATTTATGAAGTGTTATCGGCACCAATTTCTGCTTTTGAAATTGTCATGGGTTACGTGGGCGCGGCGGCGACGAAGTCTATTCTTCTAGGGGTGATAATTCTAGTGACGGCGAGGCTATTTGTGGATTTCACCGTAGTTCATCCTATTTGGATGTTGACGTTTTTGGTTTTAACATCTGTATCCTTTAGTTTGTTTGGATTCATTATTGGTCTGTGGGCGGACGGCTTCGAAAAACTTCAAGTTGTTCCCTTGATGATAATTACACCACTCACTTTCTTAGGCGGAAGTTTTTATTCGATAAAAATGCTTCCTGAATTTTGGCAAAAAGTAACACTATTTAATCCGGTTGTTTATTTGATCAATGGATTCAGATGGAGCTTTTACGGAGTTTCAGATTTTAATGTGAACACAAGTATCCTTATGATCAGTATTTTCTTGGGATTGTGCCTGGTGGCTGTATGGGGTATTTTTAGAACTGGTTACAAGATTAAGAATTAACTAAATACTTTCGATCAAACCAGAATGATCCAAATGGAATCGAAGACATAATCACGGCCAAAAGAGTTTTCTTAGCGGGCCACTTGTGATTGATCACGATGGTTAAAAGCGTATACATGTACATTAAAAATAAAATTCCATGAATGCTTCCTACTATTTTCACCGCTTCCGGATATCCAAAAATTCTTTTTAAAGGCATTGCGATAAACATTAAAACAAGAAGTGATGATCCTTCAGCTAGAGCCAGAATTCGAAAATATTTAAGATCTAAATTATTTAAAGGAACCATTTGAATAAATCCCTTCCATAAATAAGTCCAGGCCAAGGAATGGCCGAGCTCACAATCACAAAAACAAGTCCGAATACTATAGAGTAAATTTTAAATCTTTTTTCTTCCGGAGATTTTCTTGCGCGGGCCTTGCCTATATGAAATAAACCCAAGGCAAAAATCATGGTGAGACCATGGCGGATAGTGAAGAATGAAATCACATTATTTTGAAGAGCGGCTCCAGGATCCGCGAATACGGCTTTGGTGAGTGGGCTTCCGGCAAGCCATAAAATAAATCCAAATAGAATTTGATAATTAAAAATCTGATCAAAGGCCCAAATGAAATTAGTATCGGAATGCTTCCATGGCTTTTTCTTTAGCCAACCGTAAGTGGATCTAAAGAAAAAATAAATAATACTTAAATAAACAATCCAGCGAAACCAAGAATGAACAAATAATATGGGCTCGTACACGTTGAGTACCTCGAGTAAGTGTAGGAGGGAGTAAACATCATTCAGTTGTTTGACGCAACAGTTAGTATGTTATAAATTAACTATAACAGTACACATGAAATGGGAAGTCCGTGGAAAAAATAAAGAAAGTATACGCAATTGTTAAACAATCACTCAATGGAGAGCAGCAAGATTATACAAAAGGCAGCATTTCGATGGCCGTGGTATTACTAGCTATTCCAATGATCTTGGAATTGAGTTTAGAGAGTGTATTTGCAATTGTGGATATGTTTTTTGTCAGCAAATTAGGCGCAAGCGCCATTGCTACGGTTGGTCTCACAGAATCTGTAATTACGATTGTCTATTCTATTGGTATGGGGCTTAGCATGGGGGCAACCGCGATTGTTGCAAGGCGTGTAGGAGAAAAAAATCTAGAAGGAGCTGCCCACGCGGGGGCTCAAGCCATTCTGATATCAATTGCGATTTCTGCAATTCTTGGAATTGTAGGGGTTATCTATGCTTCAGAAATTCTAAGATTTATGGGTGCAGGAGAAGACGTTATTCGCGACGGAACTATATTTGCCCAAATCATGTTTGGCGGAAGTTATGCAATCATTCTTTTATTCTTAATTAACGGTGTGTTTCGGGGCGCCGGTGACGCCGCAATGGCAATGAAAAGTTTGTGGATAGCAAGTATTCTGAACATCATATTGTGTCCAATTTTTATTCATTTTTTTGGTTTGAAAGGTGCGGCGATTGCTACTCTCGTTGGCAGAAGTAGTGGTGTGCTCTATCAAACTTTTCATCTTTTTAGCGGAAAAAGACTTTCACTTAAATTTGAACTTCGTCATTTTGGATTGGATTTTCCAATCGTTAGATCAATGATCAATATTTCTTGGCCTGCAAGTTTACAGATGATTATAGCCAGTGGAAGTTGGATTGTGCTGACCAAATTAGTAGCTGAAACCGGAGGAACAGACGCAACCGCGGGATATCAAATAGCTTTAAGAAATTTTGTATTCTTTATTTTGCCCGCTTGGGGCTTAAGTAATGCAGCAGCGACTCTGGTTGGACAAAATCTCGGTGCAAAGCAATTTGAAAGAGCCGAGCAAAGCGTAATGCTCACGGCAAAATACAATGCGATCTTTATGTTCTTTGTAACGCTGCTATTTTTATTCTTTGCTGAACCTATCGTTTCGTTCTTTACAAACGATGAAGCTGTTCTTGCCTATGGAACTCGTGCATTACAGATTATTGGCTCGGGGTATGTTTTCTACGGAATAGGGATGGTAATGGTGCAGGCCTTAAATGGTGCTGGCGATACTAAGACTCCCACTTTGATTAATTTCTTCTGCTTTTGGCTGTTACAAATTCCGTTAGCGTATTTTTTAGCAAAAGGTTTAGATCTTAAAGCCTCTGGAGTGATGATCGCGGTCCCTGTTTCAGAAGTTTTTATTGCCATCATTGCATGGTATTATTTTAAAAAAGGTAAATGGAAAGAAGTTAAAGTTTAATTTTTATGACGAATCATCGTGTGCGAGAAATTCGAAGGAGATATGGCAACTATGAGTGACAATGCAAATCAAATTGATCCCAGTCCTTTTAAAAGTTTAGGTGCCATCGTGGCGGGTTTTATTGCAACGGTAGTGATCACTACGCTAGTGGATATGATTATGCATCAGACGGGAGTGTTTCCATCT from Bdellovibrionota bacterium encodes the following:
- a CDS encoding ABC transporter ATP-binding protein; translated protein: MNTTSDIVSVAQLNKTYAPDFKALKNINLNIRKGEIFALLGPNGAGKTTLINVICGIVNPTSGKITVDGSDIIHDYRKSRSKVGLVPQELTIDMFETVWDTVNFSRGLFGKPKNHAYVEKILKDLSLWDKKNNKAMSLSGGMKRRVMIAKALSHEPEILFLDEPSAGVDVELRRDMWEMVRKLRQSGVTIILTTHYIEEAEEMADRIGVISKGEIILVEDKKALMKKLGKKQLMLNLQNPLSQLPSQLQSHSLELSEDKLQLIYTFDSQAEETGIAQLLRKLAEAGIDFKDLKTTESSLEEIFVKLVGGRK
- a CDS encoding ABC transporter permease; protein product: MNFHAVKSIYWFELARFFRTLFQSIASPVLSTSLYFIVFGSAIGSRMTEIDGISYGAFIVPGLIMLSVLTESISNASFGIYMPKYAGTIYEVLSAPISAFEIVMGYVGAAATKSILLGVIILVTARLFVDFTVVHPIWMLTFLVLTSVSFSLFGFIIGLWADGFEKLQVVPLMIITPLTFLGGSFYSIKMLPEFWQKVTLFNPVVYLINGFRWSFYGVSDFNVNTSILMISIFLGLCLVAVWGIFRTGYKIKN
- a CDS encoding DUF3817 domain-containing protein, whose amino-acid sequence is MVPLNNLDLKYFRILALAEGSSLLVLMFIAMPLKRIFGYPEAVKIVGSIHGILFLMYMYTLLTIVINHKWPAKKTLLAVIMSSIPFGSFWFDRKYLVNS
- a CDS encoding MATE family efflux transporter: MEKIKKVYAIVKQSLNGEQQDYTKGSISMAVVLLAIPMILELSLESVFAIVDMFFVSKLGASAIATVGLTESVITIVYSIGMGLSMGATAIVARRVGEKNLEGAAHAGAQAILISIAISAILGIVGVIYASEILRFMGAGEDVIRDGTIFAQIMFGGSYAIILLFLINGVFRGAGDAAMAMKSLWIASILNIILCPIFIHFFGLKGAAIATLVGRSSGVLYQTFHLFSGKRLSLKFELRHFGLDFPIVRSMINISWPASLQMIIASGSWIVLTKLVAETGGTDATAGYQIALRNFVFFILPAWGLSNAAATLVGQNLGAKQFERAEQSVMLTAKYNAIFMFFVTLLFLFFAEPIVSFFTNDEAVLAYGTRALQIIGSGYVFYGIGMVMVQALNGAGDTKTPTLINFFCFWLLQIPLAYFLAKGLDLKASGVMIAVPVSEVFIAIIAWYYFKKGKWKEVKV